A window from Mya arenaria isolate MELC-2E11 chromosome 9, ASM2691426v1 encodes these proteins:
- the LOC128246797 gene encoding polyamine-transporting ATPase 13A3-like isoform X1, whose product MLNGAGQATLQLLPDNTVLNEGTEEELKCYGYRESGCKRCLFYFLVVITLGLVFLLLYWKPELECYLKKSRCVLYRADTVLLMDRYEQKYVCTIKSLNIADELSEFNDAYNREESGPENSLDHSDMATLTVKQFEPVVLYFDFQHVRYIWSSRSKTYSKLLDLSSNTLMTSLENHKALTRLQQAHRRMLYGNNSVEVEVKSYWKLLIEEVLNPFYIFQLFSIVLWTTDQYYVYALCILVISLISIIISLYQTKRQMVTLHNMVKTDATTISVDRGDSCYETIPVTDLVPGDIIAVPSQGCTMTCDAVVLQGSVIVNESMLTGESLPVTKTAIAVHDQQEVYSPTEHKRNTVFAGTKVLQTRFYGGRKVPAVVIRTGFNTAKGELVRAILFPKPLGFKFYRDAMRFIMFLAVVACFGMAYSVYTHVVLLHASARRIVLRVLDVVTIIVPPALPAAMTVGTVYAQNRLKKKQIFCISPPRINFCGRLNLFCFDKTGTLTEDGMDLGKVLPVVDSRFLHSVSDPSLLDRNNLLIGLATCHSLTIIDGEISGDPMDIVMFKSTKWMLEEPGSDTSKFDNIMPTIVKPVTRETFMPEEDLGEATNFEVGIVHQFPFSNKLKRMSVITRTFGKSNMDVFCKGAPEVVMKICDNKTVPDDTDEIMMQYAIQGFRVMALAGKPLDPKVTWHQVQRMSRDDAESGLTFLGLLIFQNKLKPQSKPVIRTLRSAGIRTVMITGDRSETAVSVGRNCGMIDSRDHVVVVKASKSEEGRPASICWEALEGAHTESPDLSSDPDSEDTPFLSSSYQQQHGGVQFSNYKYSAAKKVTTRVPMEEPKTHLAIDGYSLSVLEEHFPETLRKVCVRGTIFSRMSPDQKCLLIQKFQELGYSVGMCGDGANDCEALKAAHAGISLSEAEASVAAPFTSAINNIECVTTLMREGRAALVTSFGCFKYMALYSFIQFISVMILYTYEFSLSDWQFLYIDLAITTTIAILMGYTEAYERLVSHRPEGSLLKPTNILSILLQVSCAALFQAAALFYLIEQPWYVEQKPRNDADTQSWVSTVVFIVSSYQYIVVAFCFSKGPPFRKRIYTNVPYLSSLIFLTILSTCIFMIPIEFLLKIFKMEDLGEHNLQFRLVLLAIVGGHFLASYIIEYFVTENLCVKSCIKSCLKCVQPKKLPAQYKLLEKEMEGSDWPPTGEETTNDRSPSFDLTLQQDGNFPLSINR is encoded by the exons ATGTTGAACGGAGCAGGCCAGGCCACGCTTCAGCTGCTGCCGGACAACACCGTCCTGAACGAAGGCACTGAGGAGGAGTTG aaatgtTACGGGTATAGGGAGAGTGGTTGTAAGAGATGCTTGTTCTACTTCCTGGTTGTGATCACACTTGGCCTGGTTTTCCTCCTGTTGTACTGGAAACCGGAACTTGAGTGCTACCTGAAGAAGTCCCGCTGTGTTCTCTACAGGGCAGATACTGTCCTTCTTATG GACAGATATGAGCAAAAGTATGTGTGCACCATCAAGTCACTAAACATCGCTGATGAACT TTCGGAGTTTAACGATGCATACAATCGGGAAGAATCAGGCCCAGAAAACTCCCTCGACCACAGTGATATGGCCACACTCACTGTCAAACAG TTTGAGCCTGTAGTGTTGTACTTTGACTTTCAACATGTACGCTACATCTGGAGCAGCAGGTCAAAAACCTACTCCAAACTGCT AGACCTGTCGAGTAACACCCTGATGACGTCCCTGGAGAATCACAAGGCTCTAACCCGTTTACAGCAGGCCCATCGTCGCATGTTGTACGGCAACAATAGCGTCGAGGTTGAGGTAAAGTCGTACTGGAAGCTCCTCATTGAAGAG GTCCTGAATCCGTTCTACATCTTCCAACTGTTCAGTATTGTGCTGTGGACCACGGACCAGTACTATGTGTATGCCTTGTGTATCCTGGTCATATCTCTCATCTCAATCATCATTTCTCTCTACCAGACGAAACGG CAAATGGTAACATTACACAACATGGTTAAGACGGATGCCACCACCATCTCTGTTGACAGAGGGGACAGTTGCTATGAGACCATTCCTGTGACTGATCTTGTTCCCGGGGATATTATCGCCGTCCCGTCACAAGGCTGCACTATGACCTGTGACGCTGTGGTTCTACAGGGGAGTGTCATTGTAAATGAAAGCATGCTGACAG GTGAGAGTCTGCCGGTCACCAAGACAGCGATAGCTGTCCACGATCAACAGGAGGTTTACAGTCCGACAGAACACAAGCGCAACACTGTGTTTGCCGGCACCAAGGTGCTACAGACCAGGTTTTATGGGGGCCGTAAGGTGCCTGCCGTAGTTATTAGGACAG GTTTTAACACTGCAAAGGGTGAACTTGTGCGCGCCATTCTGTTCCCTAAGCCCCTGGGCTTCAAGTTCTATCGGGACGCCATGAGATTTATCATGTTTCTTGCGGTGGTTGCGTGTTTTGGAATGGCCTACAGTGTTTATACCCACGTGGTTCTCCTACAT GCTTCAGCCAGGAGGATTGTACTACGGGTGTTGGACGTAGTTACAATAATTGTACCACCTGCCCTCCCTGCGGCCATGACAGTTGGAACGGTGTACGCTCAGAATCGTctcaagaaaaaacaaatattctgtaTTAGTCCACCTAGGATCAACTTCTGTGGACGTCTGAATCTCTTCTGCTTTGATAAG ACTGGCACGTTGACAGAGGATGGAATGGACCTGGGAAAAGTGCTGCCTGTGGTCGACTCAAG GTTTTTACATTCAGTATCTGATCCAAGCCTATTAGATCGGAACAATCTTCTGATTGGCCTGGCTACTTGTCACTCCCTCACAATAATCGACGGGGAAATTTCTGGTGACCCTATGGACATTGTCATGTTTAAATCAACAAAATGG ATGTTAGAAGAACCAGGTAGCGACACATCCAAGTTTGACAACATCATGCCAACCATTGTTAAGCCTGTCACCAGAGAAACCTTTATGCCTGAAGAGGATCTAGGGGAG GCTACTAACTTTGAGGTTGGGATTGTGCACCAGTTCCCATTTTCCAACAAGTTGAAGCGAATGAGCGTAATAACACGGACATTTGGGAAGAGTAACATGGATGTCTTCTGCAAGGGCGCTCCGGAGGTGGTGATGAAAATCTGTGATAACAAAACTG TACCCGATGATACGGATGAGATCATGATGCAGTACGCCATCCAGGGTTTCCGAGTGATGGCGTTGGCAGGGAAACCACTTGACCCCAAGGTCACATGGCACCAAGTGCAGAGAATGTCAAg AGATGATGCAGAGAGTGGACTGACCTTCCTTGGCCTGTTGATCTTCCAGAACAAACTGAAACCCCAGTCGAAGCCTGTTATACGAACACTGCGGTCTGCTGGCATACGTACAGTCATGATCACGG GAGACAGGTCAGAGACTGCAGTGAGTGTTGGGCGTAACTGTGGGATGATTGATTCCCGGGACCATGTCGTTGTGGTGAAGGCAAGCAAGTCTGAGGAGGGACGCCCAGCTTCCATATGTTGGGAGGCCCTAGAGGGAGCCCACACGGAGAGCCCTGATTTGTCTTCTGACCCTGACAGTGAG GACACTCCATTTTTAAGCTCATCTTATCAACAGCAG CATGGAGGAGTTCAGTTCTCCAATTATAAATACAGTGCTGCGAAAAAG GTGACAACTCGTGTGCCAATGGAGGAGCCAAAGACACACTTAGCTATTGATGGGTATTCCTTGTCCGTGCTGGAGGAACACTTCCCCGAGACCCTGCGTAAGGTGTGTGTCAGGGGAACCATCTTCTCCCGCATGTCACCAGACCAGAAGTGTCTCCTTATCCAAAAGTTCCAAGAACTGGG GTACAGTGTTGGTATGTGTGGAGATGGGGCCAATGACTGTGAGGCTCTGAAGGCGGCCCATGCTGGGATCTCCCTGTCAGAAGCTGAGGCCTCAGTAGCTGCCCCTTTCACCTCAGCAATCAACAACATAGAGTGTGTTACCACGCTAATGAG ggAGGGGCGAGCGGCTCTTGTCACCTCGTTTGGCTGTTTCAAGTACATGGCCTTGTACAGCTTCATACAGTTCATCTCTGTCATGATTCTATACACT tacgAATTTAGCCTGTCAGACTGGCAGTTTCTGTACATTGATCTTGCAATCACCACAACCATCGCAATCCTCA TGGGCTACACGGAAGCATATGAGAGGTTGGTGTCTCATCGCCCAGAGGGTTCTCTCCTCAAGCCAACCAACATCCTGTCAATTCTCCTGCAGGTCTCCTGTGCAGCTTTGTTTCAGGCTGCAGCTCTCTTTTATCTCATAGAGCAGCCATG GTATGTGGAACAGAAACCTAGAAATGATGCGGACACCCAGTCATGGGTGAGCACTGTGGTGTTCATTGTCTCCTCATACCAGTATATTGTGGTCGCCTTCTGCTTCTCCAAGGGCCCACCCTTCCGCAAGAGGATCTACACTAATG TGCCCTACTTGTCCAGTCTTATATTTCTGACGATTCTTTCCACCTGTATCTTCATGATTCCAATTGAATTTCTTCTCAAAATTTTCAAG ATGGAGGATCTAGGCGAACACAATCTCCAGTTCCGCCTCGTCCTGCTTGCAATTGTTGGTGGACATTTTCTAGCTTCCTATATCATAGAG TACTTTGTGACAGAAAACCTGTGTGTGAAATCTTGCATAAAGTCCTGCTTAAAATGTGTTCAGCCAAAGAAATTACCTGCACAATATAAACTGCTTGAAAAAGAAATGGAGGGATCTGATTGGCCGCCCACAGGTGAAGAAACAACCAATGATAGGAGCCCTTCTTTTGACTTGACACTGCAGCAAGATGGGAATTTCCCTCTATCTATTAATAGATGA